Part of the Paenibacillus terrae HPL-003 genome is shown below.
TTAACGACCTGTCCTTTCGGTTGCACGTTAGACTTTGCACTAGCGGATAAAGGAGGATGGGTTGATTTCACACCCTGTTTGGATGTACCGATCTGACCGTGTTCGACTGTTTGAAGTCTATGTACCTCCTGTTTTCCAGTGTCGGATGTCGGGGATGACAGACTCTCTGCGGTTTTTGCGATAAAGGATATGTAGGCTCCGTCCGGTGACCAAGCCAATGAATGAACGCCTTTCTCTGCCCATGTAAGCTGCCGAGCCTCTCCTCCGCATGCTGGAATGATCCATACCTGACGGTTACCTTCCAGTGTACGGAGAAAAGCAAGCTGTGATCCGTCAGGCGACCAGACGGGTGATTCATCTTTCGGCCCGTATGTGAAGGGCAACGGCTCGGAGTTTTCTGATGGCAAAAGCCAGATGTCAGAATTATAGTCTGTCCGGTCTTCATTAATATACTGCTCTACGTAAGCGACTGCACCGTTGCCGGGATGGACAGCAGGATCGCTGACCCACCGAAGTTGATATAAATCCTCCGCTGTTATATGGCGTTTAGTTATACTGGATTGCGGGTCGCTCAAAAAAATTCCTCCTCAAATCATCGGATCCCTACAAGATTCAAAATATATTAATCCGATTAAGTTTGTGAGTATTTTCTATTTTCATAAAAAGTAATTATGTGGAACTGATTTATACATATTACAACACTAAAACTTTATCCCTTGGTCACAACGGACCTAAAAGCACCATACAGCAGATGCTTTCATGAAGTCAACAACTATAGCTGAAAAATAGGAGATACGGGTGGCGTATCATCTTTTACGACGGCAATAGACCTGCTTCCGTCATCAAGATTCGGCCCATGCTGCCAAATCGTGCTCGGAATTTCCCGCCGTAGCACCGGCATGATATCCTCGCTAAACCGATGTAGCTGTTCGAGCTGCTCCTGCTCACCCAGCCCGTCCACGCTGATACTGAGTACCTGGTGACCGAACGCAGTATGATAGTTCCGTATTTTCTCAAGAACGCTCTCCGCAGAGCCGATCAGAACAGGACCGTTACGAATATTATCCTCCAGGCTCGTGAAGGGCGACTGATTGTGCTGAGCTGCCGCTGTCGAGTGGTAGGCATCATAATAAGGACGATACCGCCGAATCGCTTCCTCATCCGTATCCGCCAAGTACAGACTTCCTGCCCCGGCACCAATCACGGCCTGAGACGGATCATGCCCGTAATGGGCAAGCCGTTCGCGGTAATGATCAATAAGCGCTTTATACTTGGCCTGTGGATGGAAAGAATTCGAGGAAAATATGGGCTCCCCGTATTGCGCTGCCAGTTCGGTCGATAGTGTACTGGAAGCACTCCCGTGCCATATCGGAATCTGCTGCTGATATGGACGCGGCTGTGTCGTGACTTGATGCAACGGTGGCCGATAGCTACCTTCCCACGTAACCTCCTCCTCGCTCCACAGCCGTTTGAGCAAACGATAGCGCTCGGCAAGCGAGTCCCACTGTTCTTCCTCCATAATTCCAAACAACGGATAATGGCGCGGATCATTACCTTTACCAATAATAATCTCTAATCTCCCGCCTGATAAATGATCCAATGTCGCATAGTCTTCTGCCACGCGTACCGGGTCCAGCACGCTAAGCACCGTCACCATGGTCAGCAGACGAATCCGTGCGGTTCTCGCCGCAATAGCAGTCAGCACCAACGGAGGTGAGGATGACAGAAAAGGCGCACCATGCCGCTCCCCCACACCGTATCCATCAAAACCAAGCTCCTCTGCGAGAACAGCCTGCTTGATTACATTTTGGAATTTTTGCTGCGAGCTCCAGGTTTCTCCGGTAATCGCATTGGGCAGATTAGCCATCAGGCTGAATAACACAAACTTCATTCCATGAAAACCCCTTTCGGAGAACGAATCGGCTTCGTCCAGTCCCGGTGATCGCGTCTAATTGCGGTTAGCGGTCTCGGCTTCGTTTTTTTCACGAATATACGTTTCAAATAATTCGGGATTCACAATTTTACGCAGCAAATGCATCGTTCCGTCTCCTGTACCATGGTCAAACGCATGAATACGCTCATATCCCCAACGCTCATACATAGACAGCAGATAGGGATGCTTTTCGGCTGTTGCCAGCGTAACGGCAGGAGCTCCCACCTGATCACGGATAATAGTCTGCTCTACCCAGTTCAGCAGCTTGCGACCGTAACCTTTGCCCTGGGCAGCCGGGTTGACGGCAAACCACATGACAAATGGTAGATCCGTTATAAAATTTAGAGCTCTATTTTTGAGATGGCTAACTGTAGCCTGAATTACGCCATCGACTTCCAGCACGTAGCAGTCATTATTTTTAATGTTTTCCTGAATGAGAGGAATATCTGCCTGAGCGGCAGGCCATTTAAGCTCCAACTGCCGAATCGTTTCGTACGCCTCGTAAGTCACGTACTGCAATCTCTCCGCATCTTCCTGTTGTGCCAGACGATAGATTTCGCTCATGTGAACCCGCCTCCCTTGTATAAAATCATTAATCCTATCTACTTAATCAGGAATAAAAGATAAAATAACTGTAGCATGCTCACAATCCAGCAGCAAATTAATTTTTTCTATAAGCATATTTAAAATAACGATAACCTGACGAAAGTGATCACAGATTAGCAGATTTTT
Proteins encoded:
- a CDS encoding LLM class flavin-dependent oxidoreductase; its protein translation is MKFVLFSLMANLPNAITGETWSSQQKFQNVIKQAVLAEELGFDGYGVGERHGAPFLSSSPPLVLTAIAARTARIRLLTMVTVLSVLDPVRVAEDYATLDHLSGGRLEIIIGKGNDPRHYPLFGIMEEEQWDSLAERYRLLKRLWSEEEVTWEGSYRPPLHQVTTQPRPYQQQIPIWHGSASSTLSTELAAQYGEPIFSSNSFHPQAKYKALIDHYRERLAHYGHDPSQAVIGAGAGSLYLADTDEEAIRRYRPYYDAYHSTAAAQHNQSPFTSLEDNIRNGPVLIGSAESVLEKIRNYHTAFGHQVLSISVDGLGEQEQLEQLHRFSEDIMPVLRREIPSTIWQHGPNLDDGSRSIAVVKDDTPPVSPIFQL
- a CDS encoding GNAT family N-acetyltransferase, whose protein sequence is MSEIYRLAQQEDAERLQYVTYEAYETIRQLELKWPAAQADIPLIQENIKNNDCYVLEVDGVIQATVSHLKNRALNFITDLPFVMWFAVNPAAQGKGYGRKLLNWVEQTIIRDQVGAPAVTLATAEKHPYLLSMYERWGYERIHAFDHGTGDGTMHLLRKIVNPELFETYIREKNEAETANRN